Proteins from a genomic interval of Paenibacillus lentus:
- a CDS encoding ArnT family glycosyltransferase — translation MLNRAVRAHLPKPRLAIILIMFIFALAAFLRVDFLVSVNHKISHDSVHYDEMVRQLLETGIYAYKDTEPNAQVTPGYPLFMAAIYKLVDYQHHDPFPAIRYAQVAMSLLTLWLIYAIAKRLGGQTVGIMALLIGAIYPPFVWSNASVLTETLATMFFVAYVYLQLIVFEKKLTAYALLGGATMGLLVLTRPEFLILLFPIYMFHYFWKKEKRTTLKLFLFTVIGTAVVLSPWVIRNMITLNEVVVASTQVNPFQAGTYPDKNYDDGLVDRQGKTQMEIAKERLKIGFKEHTWKFVKWYTYGKLKHTYSKMYFGSGHEPLYPVIPILPWSWLNWLHRGIVFSAVASLFVFARKWRQPATILAIILVTMSLVRLVFVPEYRYNYTVMPFMIIMGSIVGVAMIRKGLPIKQHAVLPTERSVNDVSSSPTSPQT, via the coding sequence ATGTTGAATAGAGCAGTACGTGCTCATCTACCTAAACCGAGGCTCGCCATTATACTCATTATGTTTATCTTCGCCTTGGCCGCCTTTTTGAGAGTCGATTTTCTCGTCTCGGTCAATCACAAGATATCCCATGATTCCGTTCACTACGACGAAATGGTGAGGCAGCTGCTGGAGACAGGGATTTATGCCTACAAAGATACAGAGCCGAATGCACAGGTTACGCCAGGATACCCGTTATTCATGGCGGCGATTTACAAGCTGGTCGATTATCAGCATCATGATCCTTTTCCGGCAATCCGTTATGCCCAGGTTGCAATGAGTCTACTTACGCTTTGGCTAATCTATGCTATCGCCAAAAGGCTCGGCGGACAAACCGTCGGTATCATGGCTTTATTGATTGGAGCCATATATCCGCCATTTGTATGGAGCAATGCCAGCGTTCTCACTGAGACACTGGCGACAATGTTCTTCGTGGCTTACGTTTATCTGCAGCTCATTGTATTTGAAAAGAAGCTGACCGCCTATGCTTTGCTGGGTGGAGCCACCATGGGACTGCTCGTGCTGACCCGGCCTGAATTTTTGATTCTTCTATTTCCAATCTATATGTTTCATTATTTTTGGAAAAAGGAAAAACGTACGACCTTAAAACTGTTTTTGTTTACCGTGATCGGAACGGCCGTGGTGCTATCTCCATGGGTGATACGGAATATGATTACACTGAATGAAGTCGTGGTCGCGTCTACTCAAGTGAATCCTTTTCAAGCCGGAACCTACCCAGACAAGAACTATGATGACGGCTTGGTAGACCGGCAAGGGAAGACGCAAATGGAAATTGCTAAGGAACGATTGAAAATCGGCTTTAAGGAGCATACATGGAAATTCGTCAAATGGTATACGTACGGCAAGCTTAAACATACATACTCCAAAATGTATTTTGGCAGCGGTCATGAGCCGCTATACCCGGTGATTCCGATTTTACCGTGGAGCTGGCTGAACTGGCTACATCGCGGGATTGTCTTTTCTGCTGTCGCCTCGCTCTTCGTATTTGCGAGAAAATGGAGACAGCCTGCCACGATCCTGGCCATTATCCTTGTGACGATGTCGCTGGTCAGGCTCGTTTTCGTCCCGGAATATCGATACAACTATACGGTTATGCCATTCATGATCATTATGGGCAGCATCGTTGGTGTCGCCATGATTCGCAAAGGGCTGCCCATCAAACAACATGCAGTCTTACCTACAGAAAGGAGCGTAAACGATGTTTCATCATCGCCAACATCACCACAAACATGA
- a CDS encoding MFS transporter: MRSSTYLAGSRYAWFLLVYFWIYGFVGSINRFVQSYYQNEISHYLATGRSFLGTTWSINIIIGALCAPIGGYLIDKYGYKKVMMVSSLFAAGSVGTLLLFRNTIGYLVGFGILAGLVGIAASANYVFVSDWFINHRAKVLVILNSAASLGLAILSPVFILNESRFSWIHLYWVTFFSVSPLLFSLIFGASYLGALPGGILLANETLEKKNVSSGMLTGFLILTHQIGGAISGIAGGINFDLFTIINYLLDLI; this comes from the coding sequence ATGAGAAGCTCAACATATTTGGCAGGAAGTCGATATGCGTGGTTTTTGTTAGTGTATTTTTGGATTTATGGTTTTGTTGGTTCAATCAATCGTTTTGTTCAGTCCTACTATCAAAATGAAATTTCCCATTATCTGGCAACGGGAAGAAGCTTTTTAGGAACGACGTGGTCGATAAACATTATAATCGGGGCCCTCTGTGCACCTATTGGTGGATATCTGATAGACAAATATGGTTATAAAAAAGTAATGATGGTCAGTTCTTTGTTTGCAGCAGGATCAGTTGGAACGCTTTTATTGTTTCGAAACACTATAGGTTATTTGGTAGGTTTCGGTATTCTGGCTGGTCTAGTAGGAATTGCTGCATCCGCAAATTACGTATTTGTATCTGATTGGTTTATCAACCACAGAGCTAAAGTCCTTGTTATCTTAAACAGTGCAGCTTCGCTAGGCTTAGCAATTTTAAGCCCGGTTTTTATACTTAATGAAAGTCGATTCAGTTGGATTCATCTGTACTGGGTCACCTTTTTTTCGGTAAGTCCTCTTTTGTTCTCTCTAATTTTCGGAGCGAGTTATTTAGGAGCTTTGCCAGGTGGTATCTTGTTGGCCAACGAAACGTTGGAGAAGAAAAATGTCTCTTCCGGTATGTTGACTGGTTTTCTAATTTTGACGCATCAAATAGGTGGGGCTATTTCTGGAATTGCAGGAGGGATAAACTTTGATTTGTTCACAATTATCAATTACTTATTGGATTTAATATAA
- a CDS encoding response regulator transcription factor, translating to MSRESILLVDDEKEIIELIEIYLKNEGYILYKASNGLEALHILQIHDIDLIILDIMMPEMDGIEACMKIREQKNTPIIMVSAKSQDIDKIAGLSIGADDYVTKPFNPLVLVARVKSQLRRYKHLNRQDSKKNDHEIVIDELVINTATHTVTVDDQEVKLTPREFAILEMLAVNQGIVLSMDKIYQQVWNEPFMDSKNTVMVHIRKIREKIEKDKQNPQFVKTVWGIGYKMKSSKEL from the coding sequence ATGTCCAGAGAGTCGATTCTCCTCGTTGATGATGAGAAGGAAATTATTGAATTGATAGAGATTTATTTGAAAAATGAAGGATATATCCTCTATAAAGCTTCCAATGGCTTGGAGGCTCTTCATATTTTACAAATCCATGATATTGATCTCATTATTCTGGATATTATGATGCCTGAGATGGATGGCATAGAAGCCTGCATGAAGATCAGAGAGCAGAAGAATACGCCAATTATTATGGTGTCGGCGAAAAGTCAGGATATCGATAAGATCGCAGGGCTCAGCATTGGAGCCGATGATTATGTAACCAAGCCGTTCAATCCGTTAGTATTGGTAGCCCGTGTCAAATCGCAGCTTCGCAGATACAAGCATTTGAACCGCCAGGACTCGAAAAAAAATGATCACGAAATCGTCATCGATGAGCTGGTAATCAATACCGCGACTCATACCGTCACTGTGGATGATCAGGAGGTTAAGCTGACACCCCGCGAATTTGCGATATTGGAGATGCTTGCGGTGAATCAGGGTATCGTGCTTAGTATGGACAAAATTTATCAGCAGGTATGGAATGAACCGTTCATGGATTCCAAAAATACAGTGATGGTTCATATTCGGAAAATTCGTGAAAAGATCGAAAAGGATAAGCAAAATCCACAATTTGTAAAGACTGTGTGGGGCATTGGCTATAAAATGAAGTCATCGAAGGAGTTGTAA
- a CDS encoding sensor histidine kinase, which yields MTRIRLFDSIRWRFLLIHLLSSLLTSLVLLLGNLLANYILQFNRINAVLVWIINHIGSRPVMIVSGAVLYLLFYYIFSRPMVRYAGEIAATLQLMENGRFHQPAPVQSPNELGLIASRANGVAEELNDYLREINHGLQEIAKGHFQYDIPVRPDHVLGEIAESINQMSAQLHHSIQEERKAEKTKNDLITGVSHDLRTPLTSILGFLELIEKDRYFDEVELRYYIGIAYDKSVALKKLIDDLFEYTRINNDMPLDLKRIDMNDFFRQLAEEFVPNLESEGVSCRVHAPDYPVNIKADGDHLVRAYENLISNAIRYGNAGKRIDIYIQERDDKAVIQVVNYGEPIPERDLPFIFDRFYRADKSRSKQTGGGTGLGLAITKSIIEVHGGSISASSSERQTCFETILPITK from the coding sequence ATGACCCGTATCAGATTGTTCGATTCTATCCGATGGAGATTCTTGCTGATTCATCTGCTGAGCAGTCTGCTGACCTCGCTAGTCCTGCTGCTAGGCAACTTGCTGGCAAATTACATTTTGCAATTCAATAGGATCAATGCTGTGCTCGTTTGGATCATTAACCATATTGGCTCCAGGCCTGTCATGATTGTATCGGGAGCTGTTTTATATTTGCTCTTCTATTACATCTTCAGTAGACCAATGGTTCGATATGCCGGGGAAATTGCAGCTACTCTGCAGCTTATGGAGAACGGCAGGTTCCATCAGCCTGCACCGGTGCAATCCCCGAACGAACTTGGCCTGATCGCTTCCCGTGCGAATGGTGTAGCCGAAGAGTTGAACGACTATTTACGGGAAATCAATCATGGACTTCAGGAAATTGCCAAAGGACATTTTCAATACGATATCCCGGTCAGGCCTGATCATGTGTTGGGTGAGATTGCCGAGAGTATTAACCAAATGAGCGCGCAGTTGCACCATTCCATACAGGAAGAGCGGAAAGCGGAGAAGACGAAAAATGACCTGATCACCGGGGTGTCGCACGACCTGAGAACTCCGCTGACGTCGATTCTGGGCTTTTTGGAGCTAATCGAAAAAGACCGCTATTTTGATGAGGTCGAGCTTCGCTATTATATCGGTATTGCCTATGACAAGTCCGTAGCGTTAAAAAAGCTCATCGATGATTTATTTGAATATACGCGCATTAATAACGATATGCCACTGGATCTGAAGCGGATCGACATGAACGATTTTTTCCGGCAGCTTGCCGAGGAATTCGTGCCTAACCTGGAAAGCGAAGGTGTATCCTGTCGTGTCCATGCACCTGATTACCCCGTCAACATAAAAGCTGATGGAGATCATCTCGTTCGTGCTTATGAGAACTTAATCTCCAATGCGATTCGGTACGGCAATGCCGGTAAACGAATTGATATTTATATTCAGGAACGAGATGACAAGGCTGTAATTCAGGTTGTGAATTATGGTGAACCTATCCCTGAACGCGATCTGCCGTTTATCTTCGACCGATTTTATCGTGCTGATAAGTCCAGATCCAAGCAGACAGGGGGCGGCACGGGACTCGGGCTTGCTATTACGAAAAGCATCATCGAGGTTCATGGTGGCAGCATATCCGCGAGCAGCAGCGAACGGCAGACCTGCTTTGAAACAATTCTTCCTATCACAAAATAA
- a CDS encoding glycosyltransferase family 2 protein, whose protein sequence is MFHHRQHHHKHDKILAIVPAYNEEEGIEQVIASLQTYAPYADILVINDGSTDNTGLLAENAGATVLHLCSNLGIGGAVQTGYRYAVENGYDYAVQIDGDGQHNPADLDKLLCCMRENGADMVVGSRFIEKEGFQSTFARKLGIDLLGSLVTRLTGKRMTDPTSGYRLCNRRAIALFAQQYPADYPEVEALVLLDNYQLTFQETPVVMKERQGGVSSISPLQSIYYMCKVILAILMMKTRKKKAWEMSHET, encoded by the coding sequence ATGTTTCATCATCGCCAACATCACCACAAACATGACAAGATTCTTGCCATCGTACCTGCCTACAACGAGGAGGAGGGCATTGAGCAAGTGATTGCTTCGCTGCAGACATATGCACCTTATGCAGACATTCTGGTAATCAATGACGGTTCAACGGATAATACGGGACTGCTTGCAGAGAATGCTGGAGCAACGGTGCTCCATCTGTGCAGCAACCTAGGGATCGGAGGCGCGGTGCAGACCGGTTATCGATATGCGGTAGAGAACGGTTACGACTATGCCGTCCAGATTGACGGCGATGGCCAGCACAATCCCGCTGATCTTGACAAGCTGCTCTGCTGTATGCGGGAGAATGGCGCGGATATGGTCGTAGGCTCCCGTTTTATCGAGAAAGAGGGATTCCAATCTACGTTTGCTAGAAAGCTCGGCATTGATCTGCTTGGTAGTCTGGTTACGCGTTTGACCGGAAAACGAATGACCGACCCTACTTCCGGCTACCGGTTATGCAATCGCAGGGCGATCGCTTTGTTTGCTCAGCAGTATCCTGCAGATTATCCAGAGGTCGAGGCTCTCGTACTGCTCGATAACTATCAGTTGACGTTCCAGGAAACTCCTGTAGTGATGAAAGAGCGGCAAGGCGGTGTGTCCAGCATTTCGCCACTTCAATCGATTTATTATATGTGCAAGGTGATCTTAGCCATTCTTATGATGAAGACGAGGAAAAAGAAAGCGTGGGAAATGAGTCATGAAACTTAA